One stretch of Flavobacterium sp. 9 DNA includes these proteins:
- a CDS encoding DUF4350 domain-containing protein codes for MDKNIKIYIAILVFVLALILVADRDQPKPIDWSPTYSVNDKIPLGLYVFDKEIHGFLKPQKLEKIVTETPYEFLDSKYDEDTLVENYSIKGTILNISEANNIDNQSMTEIFYFVSHGNNAFLSMREFPSAILDSLKLRTNVNFGLPDSNSTWLANKKVSSKTYHLKEGVGDDYFLKIDTLNTTVLGYQSYVPKQKHVNFIKVAYKSGYFYLHTQPAAFSNFHLLKKDHYQYAENVLSYLPKGDVFWYTKGINDEKISQSPLRYIFSQPALKWAWYLSLIGILIFIIFNAKRKQRIVPILKPLPNLTIDFTKTIGNLYYQEGDHDNIIDKKIIYFLERIRNEYLLDTTKLDDDFIKKLHLKSGKDETDIRELVFLINEHRKSYHGSLEEDLIRINNAIEKVLN; via the coding sequence ATGGATAAAAATATCAAAATTTACATCGCTATTCTGGTTTTTGTTTTAGCATTAATTTTAGTAGCAGATCGCGATCAGCCAAAACCTATCGATTGGAGTCCAACGTATTCTGTCAATGACAAAATTCCGCTTGGATTATATGTTTTTGACAAAGAAATTCATGGCTTTTTAAAGCCTCAGAAATTAGAAAAAATAGTAACTGAAACTCCTTATGAGTTTTTGGATTCTAAATATGATGAAGATACTTTAGTCGAAAATTATTCTATAAAAGGTACAATTTTAAACATTTCAGAAGCAAACAATATTGATAATCAGTCTATGACCGAAATTTTCTATTTTGTATCTCACGGAAACAATGCTTTTTTGAGTATGAGAGAGTTTCCAAGTGCAATTTTAGACAGTTTAAAACTAAGAACCAATGTAAATTTCGGACTTCCGGATAGTAACTCGACTTGGCTTGCCAATAAAAAAGTGAGTTCCAAAACCTATCATTTAAAAGAAGGAGTTGGTGATGATTATTTTTTAAAAATTGATACTTTAAACACTACTGTTTTAGGTTATCAAAGTTATGTACCAAAGCAAAAGCATGTTAATTTTATAAAAGTAGCGTACAAAAGCGGCTATTTTTATTTACATACGCAGCCAGCGGCATTTAGTAATTTTCATTTATTGAAAAAAGATCATTATCAATATGCTGAAAATGTGCTTTCTTATTTACCAAAAGGAGACGTTTTTTGGTATACAAAAGGAATAAACGATGAGAAAATTTCGCAATCACCATTGCGTTATATTTTTAGTCAGCCAGCTTTAAAATGGGCTTGGTATTTATCCTTAATCGGGATATTGATTTTTATAATTTTTAATGCAAAACGAAAACAACGCATCGTTCCAATCCTGAAACCTTTGCCGAATTTAACGATTGATTTTACAAAAACCATCGGTAATTTGTATTATCAGGAAGGCGATCACGATAATATTATTGATAAAAAAATCATTTATTTCCTGGAACGAATCCGAAATGAATATTTACTGGACACCACAAAACTAGATGACGATTTTATCAAAAAATTGCATTTAAAAAGTGGCAAAGATGAAACTGATATTCGCGAACTTGTATTCTTAATCAACGAACACAGAAAGAGTTATCACGGAAGTCTTGAAGAAGATTTAATCAGAATTAATAACGCAATAGAAAAGGTTTTAAATTAA
- a CDS encoding DUF4129 domain-containing protein yields MNRLLILLSFLFFSGISHAQDSLATAEPPKIASIKYTEKDIQVDSSTIEAKTFNKNFKKKYTDSDFVYEYKTPEKNAWDRFKDWLASVFRRIFSFENTASSIKFVSILLRIIAVLVIITVIYLIVKALINKEGQWIFGKNAQKKTIYYTDIEKNIHLLDFEKLIKESINSGEKRIAIRYYYLWLLKVMAQNHYIEWDIEKTNSDYLYELQRPVHKEEFTYLSYLYNYIWYGEFQIDEISFNKAENRFKKALKTFSNG; encoded by the coding sequence ATGAATAGACTTTTAATCCTTTTATCTTTTCTTTTTTTCTCTGGTATCTCGCATGCTCAGGATTCTTTGGCTACAGCCGAACCTCCAAAAATTGCTTCGATAAAATATACAGAGAAAGACATTCAAGTTGATTCGAGTACAATTGAAGCCAAAACTTTCAATAAAAACTTCAAAAAGAAATACACAGATTCAGATTTTGTCTATGAATATAAAACGCCCGAAAAAAATGCCTGGGATCGTTTTAAGGATTGGCTGGCAAGCGTTTTTAGAAGAATATTCAGTTTTGAAAATACAGCAAGTTCAATCAAATTTGTTTCAATTCTATTGAGAATTATTGCAGTTTTAGTAATTATAACTGTGATTTATCTCATTGTAAAAGCTTTGATTAATAAAGAAGGACAATGGATTTTTGGCAAAAACGCTCAAAAAAAGACGATCTATTATACTGATATCGAAAAAAACATACATCTTTTAGATTTTGAAAAACTGATAAAAGAAAGCATAAATTCCGGCGAAAAAAGAATCGCAATTCGGTATTATTATCTATGGCTTTTAAAAGTCATGGCGCAGAATCATTATATAGAATGGGATATCGAAAAAACAAATTCTGATTATTTATACGAGCTTCAAAGACCTGTGCACAAAGAAGAATTCACTTATTTATCTTACTTGTATAATTATATTTGGTACGGAGAATTTCAAATTGACGAAATCTCATTCAACAAAGCAGAAAACAGATTTAAGAAAGCCTTAAAAACCTTTAGCAATGGATAA